Proteins co-encoded in one Arachis hypogaea cultivar Tifrunner chromosome 13, arahy.Tifrunner.gnm2.J5K5, whole genome shotgun sequence genomic window:
- the LOC112733013 gene encoding uncharacterized protein codes for METLSAFPFPHTFFDSDEFAPLPEKCHHDLTFNFKVNHDAEKLKEQEQDFSFPCFDSLKETFVTAEEIFDNGQIKPIFPVLHQSHMITAKNGNVISSPLRRFPTRNCNVISSPLGISPERFFVEQHCNVLPLASKSQGAPKPIICELSKKMTNLEVEVVEESKKRRNKKSSISFLNLWRLRRHLKRQNFNDGKDGLICPASTNKKTKAKGRREKKRVSAHEQFYVMNRLKKESNKRRSFLPYKLQLCGLFASLNIFSGNLLSYSQS; via the coding sequence ATGGAAACCCTTTCAGCGTTCCCTTTTCCTCATACATTCTTTGATTCCGATGAGTTTGCACCACTTCCTGAAAAATGCCATCATGATTTAACATTCAATTTCAAAGTCAATCATGACGCtgaaaaacttaaagaacaagagcaAGATTTTAGTTTTCCATGCTTTGATAGTCTAAAAGAGACATTTGTAACTGCGGAAGAGATATTTGACAACGGTCAAATCAAACCAATCTTTCCCGTTCTCCACCAATCTCATATGATCACGGCGAAAAATGGTAATGTGATATCATCACCTCTCCGGCGATTCCCCACGAGAAACTGTAATGTGATATCATCACCTCTCGGGATATCGCCGGAGAGGTTCTTTGTTGAGCAGCATTGCAATGTTCTTCCTTTAGCTTCTAAATCACAGGGAGCACCTAAACCAATAATCTGCGAGTTGTCGAAGAAAATGACGAATTTAGAGGTGGAAGTAGTCGAGGAGTCGAAAAAGAGGCGCAACAAGAAGAGCTCGATTTCATTCTTAAATTTGTGGCGGCTACGCCGGCACCTGAAGCGTCAAAACTTCAACGATGGGAAGGACGGTCTAATTTGTCCAGCATCAACGAATAAGAAAACAAAGGCAAAgggaaggagggaaaagaaaagagTATCAGCTCATGAACAATTTTACGTGATGAACAGACTTAAGAAGGAGAGCAATAAACGAAGGTCTTTTCTTCCTTACAAACTGCAATTATGTGGGTTATTTGCCAGCTTGAATATATTTAGTGGGAACCTTCTTTCATATTCCCAATCTTAG